A section of the Chloroflexota bacterium genome encodes:
- a CDS encoding ABC transporter permease subunit, translating into MLYGPAIYIVVALGMLATMPIVAGYVDAVQRSRLLLLSDPFTLPFFVAGTIGMLFLALASVSSIARERESGTLEALFYGPVDEAAYVLGKVLAQVLAFLPIAGGLAVLLLATSGMTGLRLPYAFGLELLLAISAAGAVAALGVCLSTLVRGVRAGLALLGGLTLLFLAVRIASELLGAISVTNNQSPLLWLRNAVLAVDWLVGYVSPFGLFQAGVDALVRGDILSYLGMAGLAWGYTGLLLLAAVRLLARRGVRR; encoded by the coding sequence ATGCTCTACGGCCCGGCCATCTACATCGTGGTGGCGCTCGGAATGCTCGCCACCATGCCCATCGTGGCCGGCTACGTCGACGCCGTCCAGCGCAGCCGCCTGCTGCTCCTGTCCGATCCGTTCACGCTGCCCTTCTTCGTCGCGGGGACCATCGGGATGCTGTTCCTGGCCCTGGCCTCGGTGAGCAGCATCGCGCGGGAGCGCGAGAGCGGCACCCTCGAAGCCCTCTTCTACGGTCCTGTCGATGAGGCGGCCTACGTGCTCGGGAAGGTGTTGGCCCAGGTGCTGGCGTTCCTGCCCATCGCCGGCGGGCTGGCCGTGCTGCTGCTCGCCACCTCTGGCATGACCGGGCTGCGCCTCCCCTACGCCTTCGGGCTGGAGCTGCTGCTGGCCATCAGCGCAGCAGGGGCAGTCGCGGCCCTTGGCGTCTGCCTCTCGACGCTGGTGCGAGGCGTCCGAGCCGGGCTGGCGCTGCTGGGCGGGCTGACGCTGCTCTTCCTGGCGGTCCGCATCGCCAGCGAGCTGCTGGGCGCGATCTCGGTGACGAACAACCAGAGCCCGCTGCTCTGGCTCCGCAACGCCGTCCTGGCCGTCGACTGGCTGGTGGGGTACGTCTCGCCGTTCGGGCTGTTCCAGGCCGGGGTCGATGCGCTGGTGCGCGGCGACATCCTGAGCTACCTGGGGATGGCGGGCCTCGCCTGGGGCTACACGGGCCTGCTGCTGCTGGCCGCCGTCCGCCTGCTGGCCCGCCGAGGGGTCCGCAGATGA